A region from the Mycolicibacterium litorale genome encodes:
- a CDS encoding sensor histidine kinase codes for MKTARRPNPVRVTVGPAHRHLSHRAGLVCILVRHTTTLVVAVLAAVADGDVAARPAGRLLLVSAGAWSVYRLVVRSQLWQFTAADLCWTVAVGCGIPLIVSGPEFLDTNSAPEAIVGVSTATFVIQVRPRVAAPMALLIVGSFLWGTVQVAGWDGLARHLYPFVAGYVATTLIRIMTWRIADAVDRARDERYAAEVARTVSAARRDYDREQLALLHDTAAATLLMVGQEAHVADDRLAAQARRDLEILEDPPWSSPSARIDIVATLRSQTAHLQTAVRFVGQEHVWLHGDLAHAIAAAAREVTNNVDRHAGASLITIDVQHDRVTISDNGVGFTTGADLGGHGIRGSIVNRMNRVGGAGSVRSAPTEGTVAELSWPDRRPVSESVDAATEADRLIGRLRSTYTLALTVFALAVLAVAVPPVTAYQQHAEWQFVLAIVTGLCALASVPAVLYRERRPAWVAAFVLAVISFVQPALLTPGELTTDANWSPAAVGFCLLPLLLRWPTGRAAGTLFAYWCGPAVTAFLREPGEPMLVFLGLGFAGTLLPQMFATVFSSWAARAAHDARVEHHSLVQVVTAEQVAGAVQADYLKRYADIMAGVVPLLRALSNGEPVTPELRRRARAESRRLRSLFDQLRSDHPLVFEIRALVEAAEDRGVEVTVHFDGELPSLDKPAVDRVVVSVDRLIALAGDSARVVVTTTDDEVTVSVVCDVPAVHAGRDIGLDPGELIWSDRTAWLTIRLRGASTESRLTDPSP; via the coding sequence GTGAAGACCGCGCGTAGGCCCAATCCGGTTCGGGTCACGGTCGGTCCGGCACACCGCCATCTGTCGCACCGGGCGGGCCTGGTGTGCATCCTGGTCCGGCACACCACCACGCTGGTCGTGGCTGTCCTCGCCGCGGTTGCCGACGGCGACGTCGCCGCCCGACCCGCGGGGCGCCTGCTGCTGGTCTCCGCGGGCGCCTGGTCGGTCTACCGGCTTGTGGTGCGTTCGCAACTGTGGCAGTTCACGGCCGCCGACTTGTGCTGGACGGTGGCCGTCGGATGCGGCATCCCGCTCATCGTCAGCGGCCCGGAGTTCCTCGACACCAACAGCGCTCCCGAAGCGATCGTCGGTGTCTCGACAGCGACATTCGTGATCCAGGTTCGTCCGCGGGTCGCCGCTCCCATGGCGCTCCTCATCGTCGGGTCCTTCCTCTGGGGAACGGTCCAGGTGGCCGGTTGGGACGGGCTGGCACGGCATCTCTACCCGTTCGTCGCCGGCTATGTGGCGACGACACTCATCCGCATCATGACGTGGCGAATCGCCGACGCGGTCGACCGGGCGCGTGACGAGCGCTACGCAGCCGAGGTCGCCCGCACGGTGTCCGCCGCGCGACGCGACTACGATCGTGAGCAGCTGGCGCTGCTCCACGACACCGCCGCCGCGACCCTCCTCATGGTCGGGCAGGAAGCACACGTCGCCGACGACCGGCTTGCGGCGCAGGCGCGTCGTGACCTCGAAATCCTCGAAGACCCCCCGTGGAGTTCGCCGTCGGCGCGTATCGACATCGTGGCGACCCTTCGGTCGCAGACCGCGCACCTGCAGACCGCCGTACGGTTCGTCGGCCAAGAACACGTCTGGCTGCACGGCGATCTCGCCCACGCGATCGCAGCTGCCGCGCGGGAGGTGACCAACAACGTCGACCGCCACGCGGGCGCAAGCCTGATCACCATCGACGTCCAGCACGATCGGGTCACGATCAGCGACAACGGCGTCGGATTCACCACCGGAGCCGATCTGGGCGGCCACGGCATCCGCGGATCCATCGTCAATCGGATGAACCGGGTGGGCGGCGCCGGATCGGTACGTTCGGCGCCTACCGAGGGCACCGTCGCCGAACTGTCCTGGCCCGACAGGCGGCCGGTTTCGGAGTCGGTGGACGCGGCCACTGAGGCGGACCGGCTCATCGGCAGGCTCCGGTCGACCTACACGCTGGCGCTGACGGTATTCGCCCTTGCCGTCCTGGCCGTGGCGGTCCCACCGGTCACCGCTTATCAGCAGCACGCCGAATGGCAGTTCGTCCTCGCGATCGTCACCGGTCTGTGCGCACTCGCGTCGGTTCCGGCGGTGCTCTACCGGGAGCGGCGACCGGCGTGGGTCGCCGCATTCGTCCTGGCCGTCATCTCCTTCGTACAACCGGCGTTGCTGACCCCTGGCGAACTCACCACGGACGCGAACTGGTCTCCCGCAGCGGTCGGATTCTGTTTATTGCCTCTGCTGTTGAGATGGCCGACCGGACGCGCCGCCGGCACCCTGTTCGCCTATTGGTGTGGACCAGCGGTCACCGCTTTCCTCCGCGAACCGGGTGAACCCATGTTAGTCTTCCTCGGGCTGGGGTTCGCCGGCACGCTGCTTCCGCAGATGTTCGCGACCGTATTCAGTTCGTGGGCAGCCCGGGCCGCACACGACGCGCGCGTCGAGCACCACAGTCTGGTGCAGGTCGTCACCGCTGAGCAGGTGGCCGGTGCGGTCCAGGCCGACTACCTCAAGCGGTACGCCGACATCATGGCCGGGGTCGTGCCGTTGTTGCGCGCATTGAGCAACGGGGAGCCCGTGACCCCCGAACTGCGCAGGCGGGCCCGCGCGGAATCCCGGCGCTTGCGGTCATTGTTCGATCAACTGCGGTCAGACCATCCGCTGGTGTTCGAGATCCGTGCCCTCGTCGAGGCGGCGGAGGATCGCGGGGTGGAGGTGACCGTCCATTTCGACGGAGAGCTGCCGTCTCTCGACAAGCCCGCCGTGGACCGCGTCGTCGTCTCAGTCGACCGCCTGATCGCCCTGGCCGGCGACTCGGCGCGGGTGGTCGTCACCACCACCGACGACGAGGTCACCGTGAGCGTCGTGTGTGATGTGCCTGCGGTGCACGCCGGCCGCGACATCGGCCTGGACCCCGGAGAACTCATCTGGTCAGACCGCACGGCGTGGCTGACGATCCGATTGCGCGGCGCCAGTACGGAAAGCCGGCTCACCGACCCGTCGCCGTGA
- a CDS encoding sensor histidine kinase, with amino-acid sequence MSQRHLLRRAMAVGLLMRHCVNGGVAAIALAEPESGVSGTGRWLLGGVLVWALVRAATRSQRHTLTAIDFAVTLAVCLGIPELTTDPAFYMTNSAPQAIAGTAVVSFAVSLPAAATAAMTVAIAAAYATGTAGVTGWDDVWSVLAVYYFALQWVTASMIRAMLLRVAAAVDRARRGREAAQMARQVDEAVRNFEREQLALLHDTAASTLLMVGQGVDLPPDRLAAQAGRDLELLRDGPWHHRSAPVELIGQLRALTTLARTPAVVDGVGPRWVDSRIAQAVLAATREAINNVDRHARAGRIRIVPEDGLVSVIDDGIGFDPARVGAGHGLAESITARMRRAGGGAEVISAPGAGTTVVLRWSPGPAASAPADAVQPDGSIERMRLIYAWALTGYAVANLVTTVPYAVAYAGHPVAQIVLAAVAGTCAVLAVPACRGRVPLPMWFGPAVLTAVLIAQIMLLAPEQIGTQADWTQGGIGWCVVLWVLSTRIPRAAGILVGVWVVGGILEICRNPVSDAVVNVGLGTASILGVQLFALIFDGLMREAAADVEADVTAQNRVVVSERIARAVAEDYRRRYARLVDNVVPLLQRLSEGEVVSEAMQREARAESRRLRVLFDQSRTFSHPVMRRLRPVIDRADAAGVDVVVDVSSDLPALDGDAAEALIEPLDTALSTGMSSAHVVIGASEDALNMSVVCRDVVDPTALAAKIRSAGGQVIVDGRTVWVIVENGMNASAHERLTDEAPNGDPSSAWPPNLETPDLDQRR; translated from the coding sequence GTGTCACAGCGGCATCTGCTTCGGCGTGCCATGGCCGTCGGACTCCTCATGCGGCACTGCGTGAACGGTGGAGTGGCGGCCATCGCGCTCGCGGAACCGGAATCGGGGGTGAGCGGGACCGGGCGGTGGCTGTTGGGCGGTGTGCTCGTCTGGGCGCTCGTCCGAGCGGCGACGCGGTCTCAGCGGCACACGCTCACGGCGATCGACTTCGCTGTCACGCTCGCGGTGTGTCTCGGGATCCCCGAACTGACCACCGATCCCGCCTTCTACATGACCAACAGCGCGCCCCAGGCGATCGCCGGCACCGCGGTCGTCAGCTTCGCGGTCTCGCTCCCCGCGGCGGCCACTGCCGCGATGACCGTCGCGATCGCGGCGGCCTACGCGACCGGCACCGCGGGCGTCACCGGGTGGGACGATGTGTGGTCGGTCCTGGCGGTGTACTACTTCGCGCTGCAGTGGGTGACCGCGTCGATGATCCGGGCGATGTTGCTGCGCGTCGCAGCGGCGGTGGATCGCGCTCGGAGGGGGCGGGAGGCGGCACAGATGGCTCGCCAGGTGGACGAGGCGGTACGCAACTTCGAACGGGAACAATTGGCGTTGTTGCATGACACCGCTGCGTCCACTCTGCTGATGGTGGGCCAGGGGGTGGATCTTCCTCCCGATCGGCTGGCGGCTCAGGCCGGGCGGGACCTCGAACTGCTTCGCGACGGGCCCTGGCATCACCGGTCGGCACCGGTGGAGTTGATCGGTCAACTGCGTGCCCTCACCACTCTGGCCCGTACGCCCGCGGTCGTCGACGGCGTCGGCCCCCGGTGGGTCGACAGCCGAATCGCGCAGGCGGTCTTGGCCGCAACCCGTGAAGCCATCAACAACGTGGACCGGCATGCGCGCGCGGGCCGGATACGGATCGTGCCGGAGGACGGGTTGGTGTCGGTGATCGACGACGGCATCGGCTTCGATCCGGCACGGGTGGGCGCGGGACATGGTCTTGCGGAATCGATCACCGCGCGCATGCGGCGTGCGGGGGGCGGCGCGGAGGTGATCTCGGCGCCGGGTGCAGGCACCACCGTCGTGCTCAGGTGGAGCCCGGGTCCGGCGGCGTCCGCCCCCGCGGACGCGGTGCAACCGGACGGTTCCATCGAGCGGATGCGCCTGATCTACGCCTGGGCGCTGACGGGATATGCGGTGGCCAATCTGGTGACGACGGTGCCCTACGCGGTGGCCTACGCCGGGCACCCGGTTGCCCAGATCGTCCTGGCGGCCGTCGCCGGGACGTGCGCGGTGCTGGCGGTGCCCGCCTGCCGCGGCCGTGTGCCGCTTCCCATGTGGTTCGGTCCGGCGGTGCTCACCGCGGTGCTGATCGCTCAGATCATGCTTCTCGCTCCGGAGCAGATCGGTACCCAGGCCGATTGGACTCAAGGGGGAATCGGCTGGTGCGTCGTGCTGTGGGTGCTGTCCACCCGCATTCCACGCGCAGCGGGCATTCTCGTCGGAGTCTGGGTGGTCGGCGGCATCCTGGAGATCTGTCGCAACCCGGTCAGTGATGCCGTCGTCAACGTCGGATTGGGGACAGCCAGCATCCTGGGAGTGCAATTGTTCGCGCTGATCTTCGACGGTTTGATGCGCGAGGCAGCCGCGGACGTAGAGGCCGATGTGACCGCCCAGAACAGAGTGGTCGTCAGTGAGCGCATCGCGCGTGCGGTGGCCGAGGACTATCGGCGTCGCTACGCCCGGCTCGTCGACAACGTCGTCCCGCTCCTGCAGCGGCTCAGTGAAGGAGAAGTCGTCTCCGAGGCGATGCAGCGGGAAGCAAGAGCCGAATCCCGCAGGCTCAGAGTGCTGTTCGACCAGTCGAGGACGTTCTCTCATCCGGTGATGCGGCGGCTGCGGCCGGTGATCGACAGAGCCGACGCGGCGGGCGTCGACGTCGTCGTGGATGTCAGCAGCGATCTTCCGGCACTCGACGGGGATGCTGCCGAAGCCTTGATCGAGCCGCTCGACACCGCCCTGTCGACGGGCATGTCGAGTGCCCATGTCGTGATCGGTGCGTCCGAGGACGCCTTGAACATGAGCGTGGTGTGTCGTGATGTCGTGGACCCCACCGCGCTAGCGGCGAAGATCCGTTCTGCGGGTGGGCAGGTGATCGTCGACGGCCGCACCGTATGGGTGATCGTCGAGAACGGGATGAACGCCTCGGCGCACGAGCGGCTCACCGACGAGGCGCCGAACGGCGATCCTTCATCGGCGTGGCCGCCGAACCTCGAGACGCCCGACCTCGATCAGCGGCGGTGA
- a CDS encoding DNA-binding response regulator has product MEQSVSGGVALATAEDGRRPVHAVIIDDHDVVHAGVQAWCAEADPPISFVGNYLEPQEFVRQYPGASPDVDVVVFDLQIDGNKPSFDTLRALCQSGHRVVVYSHITADEIILRCLDLGAITYLAKSEGRAHLIEAIHSASANTPYMGPRMARALLNDNAAGRPQLSEREKEVLVAWFQTESKELVGRRLYIAPSTVRTHLQRARAKYAAIGRPAPTKSALLARAMEDGILSLSDLV; this is encoded by the coding sequence ATCGAGCAAAGCGTCTCCGGAGGAGTGGCGTTGGCCACCGCCGAGGACGGGCGACGGCCGGTCCACGCCGTCATCATCGACGACCACGATGTCGTCCACGCGGGCGTGCAGGCATGGTGCGCGGAAGCGGACCCGCCGATCAGCTTCGTGGGCAACTACCTCGAACCGCAGGAGTTCGTCCGGCAGTATCCGGGTGCCTCGCCCGATGTCGACGTGGTGGTGTTCGACCTTCAGATCGACGGCAACAAACCCTCGTTCGACACGTTGCGCGCGCTGTGCCAATCCGGGCACCGGGTGGTCGTGTACTCCCACATCACCGCCGACGAGATCATTCTCCGCTGCCTGGACCTGGGGGCCATCACCTACCTGGCCAAGTCGGAGGGACGGGCTCACCTGATCGAGGCCATCCACTCCGCATCCGCCAACACCCCCTACATGGGACCCCGGATGGCGCGGGCGCTGCTCAACGACAACGCCGCCGGCCGACCCCAGCTTTCGGAGCGCGAGAAGGAAGTGCTCGTCGCCTGGTTCCAGACGGAGAGCAAGGAGTTGGTCGGCCGGCGTCTCTACATCGCCCCCAGCACCGTGCGCACCCACCTGCAGCGGGCACGCGCGAAGTACGCGGCGATCGGACGTCCCGCGCCGACCAAGTCGGCCCTGCTCGCGCGGGCGATGGAGGACGGCATCCTCAGCCTCTCCGACCTGGTGTGA
- a CDS encoding PQQ-binding-like beta-propeller repeat protein: protein MGFNPPPGWPVPPGWEPPAQWTPDPSWPSAPPGWRFWTDTPTTTPDERPETVAQEREPSQPRPRRHLALFTAVVLALAAVATGAYLLVWRSTSGGEAGSPVAGQLRGTYPDRPTVGWRLTAAAVFDRAAFVRPDSTSYQYLRPGFIDLGDTLITSAVLPQSDRGATLVAVDTASGAIRWTADAGFHPVCANATVNGLLPCLGQESRMGAPGAAPPPYVHFLRMSDGTVDRRLPVSEFVRAVEVDGSAVYTMGYDYETNTRSITRGTVDDLDATWAQRYHAGDGDGSCPGSGDSVYDGIDRGVVYSGNDGGMVVADPADGERLSPEEVTELSVFEGHGFTARLCGGSDPDAVNTAIVDEQGRPLRTVSGTPAVPWLVGPTADLPYIVGRTAHDFLTGREIWTATGGHGNADLHTVIGDTVIGGGRGDGPLAAFDLDTGEHLWTSDMSAADVALSDGRRVMVDTDAGMVSIDLATGEREWTLPGVGGGQGTGPVGDGFAHATEEAIAYYAPTGGPSVTPGRQDGTAPGDDESGGTVTRCGRTPELRPVSYRAENGALVVAMEVKARCPGGDIVSSDRLKVTIRDADGLICSAAFDFSQDPLIVGGDTSQPTVVELTFEGGSYVRHPNSLGDRSAGRGSDGVVTDASASGTEVVDCVDEGTSAGPQNTVDHGALTPRRAATSTDAGAPNCGGEADALAALRAQLIADEPFVRARLADRWVAQLSSKQPGLVAPDVDGRMVTWTPCEILQQHLRLRGQYPEVRLVWSDDWRTFDLAGWWVTIAGVTFPDPAAANGWCDARRIPVDECYAKVISDSRDSRGSTRYRR, encoded by the coding sequence GTGGGCTTCAATCCGCCGCCTGGCTGGCCGGTCCCTCCCGGCTGGGAACCCCCCGCGCAGTGGACACCGGACCCGTCGTGGCCGTCCGCACCTCCGGGGTGGCGGTTCTGGACCGATACGCCGACGACGACACCGGACGAACGCCCGGAGACGGTTGCTCAGGAACGGGAGCCGTCGCAACCCCGCCCGCGACGGCACCTGGCGTTGTTCACCGCTGTCGTCTTGGCGCTCGCCGCTGTCGCGACCGGCGCATACCTCCTGGTGTGGCGGTCCACCTCCGGCGGCGAGGCGGGGAGTCCGGTGGCGGGCCAACTTCGCGGCACCTATCCGGACCGGCCCACTGTCGGGTGGCGGCTGACCGCCGCCGCGGTGTTCGACAGGGCAGCGTTCGTGCGCCCGGACTCGACGTCATATCAGTATCTGCGGCCGGGTTTCATCGACCTGGGGGACACGCTCATCACGTCCGCGGTGCTGCCGCAGTCCGACCGCGGCGCGACGCTGGTGGCCGTCGACACGGCATCGGGGGCCATCAGGTGGACCGCCGACGCCGGTTTCCATCCCGTCTGCGCCAACGCCACCGTCAACGGGCTGCTGCCCTGTCTCGGCCAGGAATCCCGTATGGGCGCACCCGGTGCCGCACCCCCGCCGTATGTGCACTTCCTGCGAATGTCCGACGGCACCGTCGACCGCCGCCTACCGGTCTCGGAATTCGTCCGTGCCGTCGAGGTCGACGGATCCGCCGTGTACACCATGGGATACGACTACGAGACCAACACCCGCTCGATCACTCGCGGTACCGTCGACGACCTCGACGCGACGTGGGCTCAGCGTTACCACGCCGGCGACGGCGACGGTTCCTGCCCCGGCTCCGGGGACTCCGTATACGACGGAATAGACCGCGGCGTGGTCTATTCCGGCAACGACGGCGGCATGGTGGTCGCCGATCCGGCTGACGGTGAGCGGCTGTCGCCCGAGGAGGTGACCGAGCTGTCGGTGTTCGAGGGCCACGGGTTCACCGCCCGCCTCTGTGGAGGATCCGATCCCGATGCCGTGAACACAGCCATCGTCGACGAGCAGGGCCGTCCACTTCGCACGGTCAGCGGCACACCGGCCGTGCCGTGGCTCGTCGGGCCGACGGCCGATCTGCCGTACATCGTCGGCCGGACCGCCCACGACTTCCTCACCGGACGCGAGATCTGGACCGCGACAGGGGGCCACGGAAACGCCGATCTGCACACCGTCATCGGCGACACCGTCATCGGGGGCGGTCGCGGCGACGGGCCGCTCGCCGCGTTCGACCTGGACACCGGAGAGCACCTCTGGACCAGTGACATGAGTGCGGCAGACGTCGCGCTCTCCGACGGCCGACGCGTCATGGTCGATACGGACGCGGGTATGGTCTCCATCGATCTTGCCACCGGAGAGCGCGAGTGGACTCTCCCGGGCGTCGGCGGTGGACAGGGGACCGGGCCTGTCGGCGACGGATTCGCCCACGCGACAGAAGAAGCCATCGCCTACTACGCTCCCACCGGCGGCCCGTCGGTCACGCCTGGGCGCCAAGACGGGACCGCACCGGGCGACGACGAGTCCGGCGGAACGGTCACCAGGTGTGGCCGCACACCCGAGTTGCGCCCGGTCTCATACCGGGCTGAGAACGGTGCGCTCGTCGTCGCGATGGAGGTCAAAGCACGCTGTCCGGGTGGAGACATCGTGTCGTCCGACCGACTGAAGGTGACGATCCGCGACGCGGACGGTCTGATCTGTTCCGCCGCATTCGATTTCTCGCAGGATCCGCTGATCGTCGGCGGGGACACATCGCAGCCCACCGTCGTCGAGTTGACGTTCGAGGGCGGGTCGTACGTCCGCCATCCGAACAGCCTCGGCGACAGATCCGCCGGACGCGGTTCCGACGGCGTCGTGACCGACGCATCCGCCTCCGGCACCGAGGTCGTGGACTGCGTGGACGAGGGCACGTCCGCCGGTCCCCAGAACACCGTCGATCACGGTGCGCTCACCCCGCGCCGGGCCGCCACCTCCACCGACGCCGGCGCCCCGAACTGCGGCGGCGAGGCGGACGCCCTAGCCGCCTTGAGAGCACAGCTGATCGCCGACGAGCCGTTCGTCCGGGCGCGGCTCGCGGATCGCTGGGTTGCGCAGCTGTCGTCCAAACAGCCGGGACTGGTCGCGCCCGACGTCGACGGCCGGATGGTGACCTGGACTCCGTGCGAGATCCTGCAACAGCATCTGCGGCTGCGCGGGCAATATCCGGAGGTGCGGCTCGTCTGGAGCGACGACTGGCGCACCTTCGACCTCGCCGGCTGGTGGGTGACCATCGCCGGCGTCACCTTCCCCGACCCTGCCGCCGCCAACGGGTGGTGCGATGCACGCAGGATCCCGGTCGACGAGTGCTACGCCAAAGTCATCAGCGATTCCCGCGACTCCCGGGGATCGACGCGATACCGCCGCTGA
- the aceA gene encoding isocitrate lyase ICL2, translating to MTIHAEPQATSQATATFDEEVADTQRYFDSPRFEGITRLYTARQVVEQRGTIPVDYTVAREAAAAFYPRLRELFSQGKSITTFGPYSPGQAVTMKRVGIEGIYLGGWATSAKGSTDEDPGPDLASYPLSQVPDEAAGLVRALLTADRNQNYLRLRMSEEQRAATPVYDFRPFIIADADTGHGGDPHVRNLIRRFVEAGVPGYHIEDQRPGTKKCGHQGGKVLVPSDEQIKRLNTARFQLDIMGVPGIIVARTDAEAANLIDSRADERDQPFLLGATNLSIPSYKSCFLAMMRSFYDAGVTALNGHLLYWLPEGEYETARAWLERHGIAEVIAKAVEQWRSDGDPSNDALYDDVESQFVAAWEEDAGLKTYAEAVAARLEFAEGDGEAYAMGVDEWQQFAKRASLYTAGKKARELGVDVEWDCELAKTPEGYYQLRGGIPYAIAKQLAAAPFADILWMETKTADLADAREFAEAIHAEFPDKMLAYNLSPSFNWDTTGMTDDDMRAFPEELGKMGFVFNFITYGGHQVDGVASEEFATALRQDGMLALARLQRKMRLVESPYRTPQTLVGGPRSDAALLASSGRTATTKAMGKGSTQHQHLVQTEVPKKLLEDWLALWSEHYQLGEKLRVQLRPRRAGGEVLELGIYGERADGEEKLADVLVDPIKDRHGRSILTVRDQNTYAEKLRQKRLMTLIHLWLVHRFKADAVYYVTPTEDNVYQTEKMKSHGIFSNVHKDVGEIIVADVNHARIEELLASDREALGRLIRKED from the coding sequence ATGACCATCCACGCGGAACCCCAAGCGACGTCACAGGCGACGGCCACGTTCGACGAGGAGGTCGCCGATACCCAGCGCTATTTCGACAGCCCGCGGTTCGAGGGCATCACCCGCCTCTACACCGCCCGTCAGGTCGTCGAGCAGCGCGGCACGATCCCGGTCGACTACACCGTCGCGCGGGAGGCCGCCGCGGCGTTCTACCCGCGCCTGCGCGAACTCTTCTCGCAGGGTAAGAGCATCACCACCTTCGGCCCGTACTCGCCCGGCCAGGCGGTGACCATGAAGCGCGTCGGCATCGAAGGCATCTACCTCGGCGGGTGGGCGACGTCGGCGAAGGGCTCCACCGACGAGGATCCCGGACCCGATCTCGCCAGCTACCCGCTGAGCCAGGTACCCGACGAGGCCGCCGGGCTGGTGCGTGCGCTGTTGACCGCCGACCGCAATCAGAACTATCTGCGGCTGCGGATGAGCGAAGAGCAACGAGCGGCCACCCCCGTCTACGACTTCCGACCGTTCATCATCGCCGACGCCGACACCGGTCACGGCGGTGATCCCCACGTGCGCAACCTGATTCGGCGGTTCGTCGAGGCGGGCGTGCCCGGCTACCACATCGAGGATCAGCGTCCGGGCACCAAGAAGTGCGGTCATCAGGGCGGTAAGGTGCTGGTGCCGTCGGACGAACAGATCAAACGGCTCAACACCGCACGCTTCCAGCTCGACATCATGGGCGTGCCGGGCATCATCGTCGCCCGCACCGACGCGGAGGCGGCCAACCTGATCGACAGCCGCGCAGACGAGCGCGATCAGCCGTTCCTGCTCGGCGCGACGAATCTGTCCATCCCGTCGTACAAGTCGTGTTTCCTGGCGATGATGCGCAGCTTCTACGACGCGGGGGTCACCGCCCTCAACGGGCACCTGCTGTACTGGCTGCCCGAAGGAGAGTACGAGACGGCACGGGCCTGGCTGGAGCGGCACGGGATCGCCGAGGTGATCGCCAAGGCGGTGGAGCAGTGGCGGTCCGACGGCGACCCGAGTAACGACGCGCTCTACGACGACGTCGAGTCGCAGTTCGTGGCCGCGTGGGAGGAGGACGCCGGGCTCAAGACGTACGCCGAAGCGGTGGCGGCGCGGCTCGAATTCGCCGAGGGCGACGGCGAAGCGTACGCGATGGGTGTCGACGAATGGCAGCAGTTCGCCAAGCGGGCGTCGCTGTACACCGCGGGCAAGAAGGCCCGTGAACTCGGTGTGGACGTCGAATGGGACTGTGAGCTGGCGAAGACACCCGAGGGGTATTACCAACTGCGCGGCGGTATTCCGTACGCGATCGCCAAACAGCTGGCGGCCGCTCCGTTCGCCGACATCCTGTGGATGGAGACCAAGACCGCCGATCTCGCCGACGCCAGGGAGTTCGCCGAGGCCATCCACGCCGAGTTCCCGGACAAGATGCTGGCCTACAACCTGTCGCCGTCGTTCAACTGGGACACCACCGGGATGACCGACGACGACATGCGGGCCTTCCCTGAGGAACTCGGCAAGATGGGCTTCGTCTTCAACTTCATCACCTACGGCGGACACCAGGTCGACGGCGTCGCCTCCGAGGAGTTCGCCACCGCACTACGGCAGGACGGCATGCTGGCGCTGGCCCGGCTGCAGCGCAAGATGCGTCTGGTCGAATCCCCCTACCGGACACCGCAGACGCTGGTCGGCGGACCACGCAGCGATGCGGCGCTGCTCGCGTCGTCGGGCCGCACCGCCACCACCAAGGCGATGGGTAAGGGGTCGACCCAGCATCAGCACCTGGTGCAGACCGAGGTGCCGAAGAAGCTGCTCGAGGACTGGCTGGCGCTGTGGAGCGAGCACTATCAGCTCGGCGAGAAGCTGCGGGTGCAGCTGCGTCCACGCCGCGCCGGCGGGGAGGTGCTCGAACTCGGCATCTACGGCGAGCGGGCCGACGGTGAAGAGAAACTCGCCGACGTCCTGGTCGATCCGATCAAGGACCGCCACGGCCGCAGCATCCTCACGGTGCGCGACCAGAACACCTACGCCGAGAAGCTCCGTCAGAAGCGGCTGATGACATTGATCCACCTGTGGCTGGTACACCGGTTCAAGGCCGATGCGGTGTACTACGTGACGCCGACCGAGGACAACGTCTACCAGACCGAGAAGATGAAGTCGCACGGCATCTTCAGCAATGTGCACAAGGATGTCGGGGAGATCATCGTCGCCGACGTCAACCACGCCCGGATCGAGGAGCTGCTGGCATCCGACCGCGAAGCGCTCGGCCGGTTGATCCGCAAGGAGGACTGA
- a CDS encoding GntR family transcriptional regulator: MPTHSEELRRRIVADINAGVPGAKLGSERDLADRYGTSRSSLRQVLAALEEAGLVHRVIGRAGGIFISHGQVERNLADVVGVPAFLANQGYVAGTRVLSTKIAPVDEATQAALRLQPTDFVVEIQRLRLADGSPISLELAQFPADAFPGLLEQQLGGSIYEILESRYGLVPGRADERIEAVTATTTEASLLGVKPKSALLLITRVTYDSAGMPCEFSRDLFRGDRIYLAVTAQGRGIGKGLGDRDANTASVTLQSQLAV, encoded by the coding sequence GTGCCGACGCACAGCGAGGAGTTGCGGCGTCGAATCGTGGCCGACATCAACGCCGGCGTCCCCGGTGCGAAGCTGGGCAGCGAACGTGACCTCGCCGACCGGTACGGCACCAGCCGGTCGAGCCTGCGGCAGGTGCTGGCCGCACTGGAGGAGGCCGGGCTGGTGCACCGGGTGATCGGACGCGCGGGGGGCATCTTCATCAGCCACGGACAGGTCGAACGCAACCTCGCCGACGTCGTCGGCGTTCCCGCGTTCCTGGCGAACCAGGGCTACGTGGCCGGCACCCGGGTGCTGTCGACCAAGATCGCGCCGGTCGACGAGGCCACACAGGCCGCGCTGCGGCTGCAGCCCACCGACTTCGTCGTCGAGATCCAGCGGCTGCGTCTGGCCGACGGCTCACCGATCTCGCTGGAGCTCGCGCAGTTCCCCGCCGACGCGTTCCCGGGTCTGCTCGAGCAGCAACTCGGCGGCTCGATCTACGAGATCCTCGAGAGCCGCTACGGGTTGGTGCCGGGGCGCGCCGACGAACGCATCGAGGCGGTCACGGCCACGACCACCGAGGCGTCACTGCTCGGGGTGAAACCGAAGTCCGCGCTGCTGCTGATCACCCGCGTCACCTACGACAGTGCCGGGATGCCGTGCGAGTTCTCCCGCGACCTGTTCCGCGGCGACCGCATCTACCTCGCCGTCACCGCGCAGGGCCGGGGTATCGGGAAGGGACTCGGCGACCGGGACGCCAACACCGCCTCGGTGACGCTGCAGAGCCAGCTCGCCGTCTAG